Sequence from the Fulvivirga ligni genome:
AGCAGATTGAAGATCATGATAAAGAAAAACGACAATGACATGGCCTGCTGCTGTGTGGAAGAGTAAGTAGAAATCAATAACCCAAGTCCTAAAACGGCCACCAGATATACAAACAAGAATAAGTATAACACGGCAATATTGCCTAAAGGCACTATTCCATAGACCAGCCAGGCGATCAACAGACCTAAGCTAAATACCACAAAACCAATAACTAAAAATGGTATTAGCTTACCTAAAATAAAATGATGCTTCCTCACCGGAGTAACATTGATCTGCTCAATGGTGCCTATCTCCTTTTCCTTCACAATATTCAGAGAACACATAATAGTTCCCACCATGGTAACCAGAAAAACCAGGATTCCTGGAACCATAAAGAACTTATAATTCATCAATGGATTATACCAGTTGATAGTTTCCACACCGATAGTGGTTGCCTGACTAAATCTGCCCGGCTGGCTCCAGTCAAGCCGGATTTCATTGTTGAAATCGCGAATGATATTGTTCAAATAGCCACTGCCCACCAGAGCTTTGGTGCCGTTGATGGCATTGGCCGCCAGAAACAGCTGCTCTTTGTTATCGCGAATAAGGTTTTTCTCAAAATGCGGTGGAATCTCCAGCACAATATCGGCATCATCGGTCTCCACCAAATCCAGCGCCTGAACGTAAGTAGCCGTTTCTTCGGCCAGCTCAAAATACCCTGACGATAATATCTTATCTGTTATCTGATGCGAATAGTCAGAATGATCATGATCTACCACCGCTAGCTGAATGTGCTTCACTTCATAATCGGCCGCCTGAGGTAAGATGAGCAACTGCATTAAAGGAGCCACCAGAATCATGCGTAAAATGGCAGGGTCTCTGAAGATCTGCCTGAATTCCTTTTGTAGTAAGAATCTTAATATCCTCATGACAATCTGATTTTGAATTTTTTAATACTTAGCAACAATAGAAAAACAGTCATACCTACCAGTATCAGGGTTTCCTTCCAGAGATCGGCTATGCCCAGCCCTTTGATCATGATAGACTTCACTATGATGTAAAACCACCTGGATGGCACCACATTGGAAACCACCTGCAACGCTACCGGCATATTTTCTACCGGAAACATAAACCCACTGAGTAAGAGCGTGGGTAGCATGGTGGCCATGAGCGACCCAAACATGGCCGTTTGCTGCGAATCTGAAATAATTGAAATCAGTAGCCCTAAAGCCAATGAAGTAAGAATAAACAACAGGCTTTCAGCATAAAGCAAAAAAATGCTGCCTCTCACACCCAGCCCCAGAAACACCCAACTGAGCACCAGAATGGAGGTCACATTCACCAAAGCGATGACCAGATAAGGAATAAATTTTGACACGATAACCATCAACGGCTTAAATGGTGAAACCAGCAATATTTCCATAGTCCCCATTTCCTTTTCCTTTACAATGGCAATGGCCGTCATCATTACACAAACCAACATCATGATCATGGCCATCATGCCAGGAATAAAAGTATATTCACCCTTTAACTGCGGATTATAAAGCATTCTCTGATCTGGTATGATCTGATAGGGCACGGATGAATTCTTCATCAAATCCAGTTGGTAGTCACTAATTATGGAAGTGAGATAATTACTGATTGTATTTGCCGTATTGATGTCGGAAGCATCGGTAATCACCTGAATATGAGCCGAATTCAAATGTTTCAGGTCTCCTGAAAAGTTCTCAGGAAACACGAGTGCCGCTTTAATTTCACCTCTTTTAAAAACATCTTCCAGCTCCTTTTCAGAAGATAAGTTGATGGCAATATCAAAATAATCGCTGGCCGCTACTTTGTCTACAATCTCCTTAGTATCAGCATCTTTAGAGTAATCTATTACGGCCAATTTAGCATTTTTCACTTCTGTGCTTAGCGCAAAACCAAATAATACGATCTGAGCAATAGGAAGCCCAAACAGCATGAGTAATGTTTTTCTATCGCGAAAAACGTGATAGAATTCTTTTCTTATAAATGATAATAGCTGCTTCATTTTTCTTAATTAATCATCTCCTCTTTTTGCTCCACGTGCCAGCGTACGGAATACTTCGTCCATAGAGTCCGCGTTAAACTGCTTCTTCAAACCTGTGGGTGTGTCCAGCGCTTTAATATCACCATCTACCATGATGGAAATGCGATTACAATATTCTGACTCATCCATGTAGTGGGTAGTCACAAATATGGTGGTGCCTTTGGAGGCGGTTTCATAAATCAGGCTCCAGAACTGACGGCGGGTTACGGGGTCTACGCCACCGGTGGGCTCATCCAGGAACACTATTTTGGGTTCGTGAATAACGGCCACTGAAAAAGCCAGCTTCTGCCTCCACCCCAGAGGTAGTTCCTTCACCAGCTTTTTCGCCTCTTTTTCCAGATTAAGCTGATCAATCAACTGCTGACTTTTTTGCTTTATCTGCTGATTGGAAAGGCCGTAAATACCAGCATACAATCGAATATTTTCCAGCACCGTAAGGTCTTCGTAGAGGGAGAATTTCTGGCTCATATAACCAATATTTCTTTTTATTTCATTGCGCTGGTGGTAAACATCAAAGCCTGAAACTATGGCACTACCAGAGGTAGGAATAGAAAGGCCGCATAACATTCTCATGGCGGTGGTCTTGCCTGCTCCATTCGCGCCTAAAAAGCCAAAAACCTCGCCTTTATACACTTCGAATGTTAAAGCATTAGCTGCTGTGAAGTCACCGAATTTTTTGGTGAGCTGCTCCGTTTTAATTACTGCTTCTGCCATGGTTATTGGGTTTTTAAAAGTTGAATGAAACAATCTTCAATACCTGCATCTATCTTTTTGATTTCAATATCATGATGCCCCTTATCTTCCAGGAATTTTTGTAAGCCCTGCTCCGGCTGCGCTGCTTCGTCTTTAAAGGTGAGGTGCACATATTCGCCAAAAGCATAGCTGCTGCCAGTGTTTTCATATTGCTCCAAATCCTGAAGCAGCTGGTATTTGGCATTGGGGCTATTGTCTATCTCTGACTTTACCGCATACAGTATTCCCTGGTACGATTTCGAAATATTATCAGGTGTATCAATAGACAAGATCTTACCGTTTTGTATCAGGGCAATTCTATCGCAGAGGTTAGCTTCATCCATATAGGGTGTAGAAACTAATATGCTGATGCCCTGTGCTTTTAACTTTTTCAGCATTTCCCAAAACTCTTTCCTTGAGACGGCATCCACACCTGTAGTTGGCTCATCCAAAAACAGTACGGAAGGCTTATGAATAAGCGCACAACACAGTGCCAGCTTCTGTTTCATACCCCCCGAGAGCTTGCCTGCCCTTCTATTTTTAAAAGGCTCCAGCTGCTTGTAAATATCCTCCACCAAATGATAGTTCTGCTCTATGGTAGTATTAAATACCGTAGCGAAAAAATTAAGATTCTCTTCAATGGTAAGATCCTGATAGAGAGAGAATTTACCGGGCATGTAACCCACACGCTTTCTTATCTCCTTATAGTCTTTTACCACATCATACTCATCTACAGAAGCCTGCCCGTCATCTGCCAGCACCAGGGTGGTAAGCACGTGGAAAATACTGGTTTTCCCGGCACCATCCGGCCCAATCAACCCGAATAACTCCCCACGATCTATTTCAAAAGACGCCTGATCCACCGCAGTGACTGTGCCTTTTTCATAGGTGAGGGTAATATCCTTTAAGACTATACTTTTCATAGTCCTTTAATCTTTCTGCGTACCTGGAAGATTCACGCCACCGTACATGCCTATTTTAAGGTATCCGTCATTTTTCACCTTCACCTTCACAGCGTAAACCAAATTGGCCCTTTCCTCTTTTGTCTGAATGGTCTTTGGAGTAAACTCCGCCTTATCGCTGATCCAGGTGATCTCCCCTTTATACTGTCTGTAATCATCTTCATCCTTATCGATAAACACATCCACCTGCTGATTTAATTTAATTTGGCTCAACTGAGTACCTGAAACATAGGCCCTTAGAAAAAGTGAGCTGATGTCTGCTATTCTATATAGCGGCTTGCCTGAGTTGACCACTTCCTTTTCTTCTGCGTAAGTAGTAAGCACTGTACCATTCACCGGATTGATCAGTCTGCATTTTTCCAGTTGGTCATCCATCTGATCAATCTGCACCTGCAATGGATTTGCCTGAGCATTAATACTTTCCGTAGTAATGTTGAGCGAAGATCGCTGTGCATGGATCTGTTTTTTCAGCACATCCACTCTGGAGTTTGCATCATCTAGCTGTTGCTCAGTAGCGGCGTTTTCTTTAGCCATGTTAGCTATTCGCTTCTGGTCTTTAATGGCAGCTTCTAATTGTATCTGTAATGATGCCAACTGCGCACTAACATCCGGTCTTTGAGCCAGAGCGGTTTGTATTTGAGCTTCCAACTGCTTCTTTTTAAGATATAGCTGGGTACTATCTACATATCCAATGTACTGATTAGCCTTCAACTTCATTCCTTCTTCCACAGTAAACTTTTCCAGCACACCATTGGCTTCCGCCGAAATAACGGTTTCCGTAGCCTCAAAAGAGCCCGATGCATCAAATTCTGTATCGTTATTAGCACAAGAACCAAGCAGTAATGTAGCTGTGATTGCAAATAAAAAATATCCTTTCATTGGTATTAAAATTAATTTCCTGATGTTGTTTTAAAGTCGTATTGAGCTTGTAAAAGCTGTATTTCGTGTAGCACCTTATTCTGACGTGCCTTGTCAGCTGCATTGGCTTGCTGCAAAAAGTCCGTTACCGTAATGGCTCCATTTTGCAACTGCACCTCAGCGGTATGCGCCACCTCCTGTCTGAGTTCAATGATGGTATCATCAGAGGCAATGAAGTTTTCAAGCTTTTCTATTTCAGCATCCTTCTGCTGCAGGTTGAGCTGAGTATTAAAAAGAAATGCATGTTTCTGAGTATCAGTCACCTCGCTTTGAATTGTGAGGAGCTGTCTTTTATTAGAAGAGGTGTAAAAATTAGTAAGATTCCACGTGAGCTTAAGCCCTCCTAAATAGTAGGATGAAAAGTCTGGCGAAAGCATATTTACCGGAGAAGGACTACCGAAACCACCCTGAAAGAAGAGGCCGAACTTAGGCAGATTATTAGCCGAAATAAGGTCATTTTGAATCAATAGGCTTTCCTGCTGAGTTTTATAAACCGCCAACTCCGGACGCTGAATTTCAAATGAATTATTTAAAGGCTGTGGCTTCACTAAATGAACTGTGGAGTCCAGCGGCATGGCAATAAAAAGTGCGAGCATATCAGCATAACCTTTTTTATTGGCAAGCAACTCAATGATCTTCTGATCTACCTCCAGTAGCTCCGCCTTCAGCTCCGAGCCACTACTCTTCAGCGACATACCATTTTTTATACCCGAATTAGTTCTGTCTAATGCCGAGCGGATGTCACTCCGTAAAATACCGGTTTGTGATATCTGCTCATCGATAAGCAGTATCCCGAAATAAAGCTGGTTAACGCGCTCCTTCAATTTATACAGCTCTACTTCCAGATTTTGAGCGTCCATGGCCGATTTTACTTCTTCCGATTTCTTATTCAACGAAACCGTTTTTAAATCCGTAAGTGGCTGATAAACTTCCGCATAGATCTTATACTGATCTTTATTCAAGGTAGGAATATCTGCTCCTGGTGCGCTAATAGGAATCTGAGTTACCTCAGATTGATAAGTAGCCTGCCCGTTTACCGATACCTGTGGCAAATATCCTTTAGCCGCATTCTCAACGGTGTACTCTTCCGTTTTTGCCAGCAGTTCTCGCTGTTTGGTTAGCGGATAATTCTTTTCCGCCAAGTCATAGCATTCGGCCAGGGTCAAAGTACTTGCCTGACCATAGCTTAACATTGGGGCCATCAGCATAATGCAGGTGTACCATAGCAAAATGGCCTTGTTTGTATTATTGTTTGATTTCATAATTAAATTAATGATTTAATCATTTGATTAAATTTAGTGCAAAAAATTTTTATTTTAAATCCAATTATTAAAATTTATTGGCCATTTTCCTTATGCTATCTGTGTTGACCAATAAATTTGTTATTTCATATTAAACATACGAGTCATCCACACTGGAATGAGCTCTTTACGCTCTCCAACCAGTTTTTCAAATTCGTCATCTTCCAAACCAATAACTCTTTTTAAAATGGGCGCTCCTAAAAATGGAAACAGGATTAAACCAATGCAGTTGGCCATCACATGCATCTGGTGAGTAGCATCCATTTTACCATTTTCAATCTCTTCAACCAGCTGCTTTTTAAGGAAAGAGTTACGAGGATCCACACCTTGCTTCATCTTACTAAAAAAATCACTCTGCGGATTTCTACCCTCATTAATAATGAATAACGGCAAATCAGGATTATTCTTAATCAGATCGAAATATTCAGTAGTCATTCTACCAAACTTTTCTTCCAAGGTAGTGGTCTCATCATTCACCACCAGCGCCATTCGCGAAAAGAATTCACCCATGCTTTCCATAATAATCATATTAAAAAGCATCTCTTTACTGCGATAGTAGTAATTTAGCAAAGCCAGGTTTAAGCCTGCCTCCTCGGCAATGTCTCTGGTCTTAGTAGCAGCAAACCCCTTCTGCATGAATAACTTACGTGCTGCTTCTTTGATTTTTAATTCTGTTGTAAGATCCTTCTTTTTTGCCATAACAGGCCAAAGGTAATAGATTTAATCAAATGATTAAAACAAAGAACTAGAA
This genomic interval carries:
- a CDS encoding ABC transporter permease, giving the protein MRILRFLLQKEFRQIFRDPAILRMILVAPLMQLLILPQAADYEVKHIQLAVVDHDHSDYSHQITDKILSSGYFELAEETATYVQALDLVETDDADIVLEIPPHFEKNLIRDNKEQLFLAANAINGTKALVGSGYLNNIIRDFNNEIRLDWSQPGRFSQATTIGVETINWYNPLMNYKFFMVPGILVFLVTMVGTIMCSLNIVKEKEIGTIEQINVTPVRKHHFILGKLIPFLVIGFVVFSLGLLIAWLVYGIVPLGNIAVLYLFLFVYLVAVLGLGLLISTYSSTQQQAMSLSFFFIMIFNLLSGLFTPIESMPEWAQVIAHANPLTYFIEVMRLVVLKGSGLADIGFQLLVVAGFAIVFNAWAILNYRKAS
- a CDS encoding ABC transporter permease, which produces MKQLLSFIRKEFYHVFRDRKTLLMLFGLPIAQIVLFGFALSTEVKNAKLAVIDYSKDADTKEIVDKVAASDYFDIAINLSSEKELEDVFKRGEIKAALVFPENFSGDLKHLNSAHIQVITDASDINTANTISNYLTSIISDYQLDLMKNSSVPYQIIPDQRMLYNPQLKGEYTFIPGMMAMIMMLVCVMMTAIAIVKEKEMGTMEILLVSPFKPLMVIVSKFIPYLVIALVNVTSILVLSWVFLGLGVRGSIFLLYAESLLFILTSLALGLLISIISDSQQTAMFGSLMATMLPTLLLSGFMFPVENMPVALQVVSNVVPSRWFYIIVKSIMIKGLGIADLWKETLILVGMTVFLLLLSIKKFKIRLS
- a CDS encoding ABC transporter ATP-binding protein, which codes for MAEAVIKTEQLTKKFGDFTAANALTFEVYKGEVFGFLGANGAGKTTAMRMLCGLSIPTSGSAIVSGFDVYHQRNEIKRNIGYMSQKFSLYEDLTVLENIRLYAGIYGLSNQQIKQKSQQLIDQLNLEKEAKKLVKELPLGWRQKLAFSVAVIHEPKIVFLDEPTGGVDPVTRRQFWSLIYETASKGTTIFVTTHYMDESEYCNRISIMVDGDIKALDTPTGLKKQFNADSMDEVFRTLARGAKRGDD
- a CDS encoding ABC transporter ATP-binding protein produces the protein MKSIVLKDITLTYEKGTVTAVDQASFEIDRGELFGLIGPDGAGKTSIFHVLTTLVLADDGQASVDEYDVVKDYKEIRKRVGYMPGKFSLYQDLTIEENLNFFATVFNTTIEQNYHLVEDIYKQLEPFKNRRAGKLSGGMKQKLALCCALIHKPSVLFLDEPTTGVDAVSRKEFWEMLKKLKAQGISILVSTPYMDEANLCDRIALIQNGKILSIDTPDNISKSYQGILYAVKSEIDNSPNAKYQLLQDLEQYENTGSSYAFGEYVHLTFKDEAAQPEQGLQKFLEDKGHHDIEIKKIDAGIEDCFIQLLKTQ
- a CDS encoding HlyD family secretion protein, which translates into the protein MKGYFLFAITATLLLGSCANNDTEFDASGSFEATETVISAEANGVLEKFTVEEGMKLKANQYIGYVDSTQLYLKKKQLEAQIQTALAQRPDVSAQLASLQIQLEAAIKDQKRIANMAKENAATEQQLDDANSRVDVLKKQIHAQRSSLNITTESINAQANPLQVQIDQMDDQLEKCRLINPVNGTVLTTYAEEKEVVNSGKPLYRIADISSLFLRAYVSGTQLSQIKLNQQVDVFIDKDEDDYRQYKGEITWISDKAEFTPKTIQTKEERANLVYAVKVKVKNDGYLKIGMYGGVNLPGTQKD
- a CDS encoding TolC family protein, with the translated sequence MKSNNNTNKAILLWYTCIMLMAPMLSYGQASTLTLAECYDLAEKNYPLTKQRELLAKTEEYTVENAAKGYLPQVSVNGQATYQSEVTQIPISAPGADIPTLNKDQYKIYAEVYQPLTDLKTVSLNKKSEEVKSAMDAQNLEVELYKLKERVNQLYFGILLIDEQISQTGILRSDIRSALDRTNSGIKNGMSLKSSGSELKAELLEVDQKIIELLANKKGYADMLALFIAMPLDSTVHLVKPQPLNNSFEIQRPELAVYKTQQESLLIQNDLISANNLPKFGLFFQGGFGSPSPVNMLSPDFSSYYLGGLKLTWNLTNFYTSSNKRQLLTIQSEVTDTQKHAFLFNTQLNLQQKDAEIEKLENFIASDDTIIELRQEVAHTAEVQLQNGAITVTDFLQQANAADKARQNKVLHEIQLLQAQYDFKTTSGN
- a CDS encoding TetR/AcrR family transcriptional regulator — encoded protein: MAKKKDLTTELKIKEAARKLFMQKGFAATKTRDIAEEAGLNLALLNYYYRSKEMLFNMIIMESMGEFFSRMALVVNDETTTLEEKFGRMTTEYFDLIKNNPDLPLFIINEGRNPQSDFFSKMKQGVDPRNSFLKKQLVEEIENGKMDATHQMHVMANCIGLILFPFLGAPILKRVIGLEDDEFEKLVGERKELIPVWMTRMFNMK